The Sebastes umbrosus isolate fSebUmb1 chromosome 19, fSebUmb1.pri, whole genome shotgun sequence genome has a segment encoding these proteins:
- the cabp1b gene encoding calcium-binding protein 1b isoform X3 codes for MGNSVKSLKIFTKKDQKKNYKAVQSCEEGGSGGAYLEPLVALAQNGANMHNVLGPACIFLRKGFAENRQADRELRPEEMDELREAFREFDKDKDGFIGCKDLGNCMRTMGYMPTEMELIELSQQINMNLGGHVDFEDFVELMGPKLLAETADMIGVKELRDAFKEFDTNGDGQISTAELREAMKKLLGQQVGHRDLEDILRDIDLNGDGHVDFEEFVRMMSR; via the exons GACCAAAAGAAGAACTACAAAGCAGTGCAGTCCTGTGAGGAGGGGGGATCTGGGGGGGCCTATCTTGAGCCGCTAGTGGCCCTGGCCCAGAACGGAGCCAACATGCACAACGTGCTGGGGCCTGCGTGCATCTTTCTACGCAAGGGCTTCGCTGAGAATCGGCAGGCT GACCGAGAGTTGAGGCCCGAAGAAATGGATG AGTTGCGCGAGGCATTCAGGGAGTTCGACAAAGACAAAGATGGGTTTATCGGCTGTAAGGACTTGGGGAACTGCATGAGGACTATGGGCTACATGCCAACAGAGATGGAGCTGATAGAACTGAGCCAGCAGATCAACATGAACT TGGGAGGACATGTTGACTTTGAGGACTTTGTTGAGCTCATGGGGCCCAAACTTCTGGCTGAAACGGCCGACATGATCGGGGTGAAAGAGCTGAGGGATGCGTTCAAGGAG tttGACACTAATGGCGATGGTCAGATCAGCACAGCAGAACTTAGAGAAGCAATGAAAAAACTTTTAGGACAACAG GTCGGACACAGAGACCTGGAGGACATCCTGCGAGACATCGACCTCAACGGAGATGGGCATGTAGACTTTGAAG AGTTTGTGCGGATGATGTCTCGATGA